The Sesamum indicum cultivar Zhongzhi No. 13 linkage group LG6, S_indicum_v1.0, whole genome shotgun sequence genome has a segment encoding these proteins:
- the LOC105163847 gene encoding 26S protease regulatory subunit 6B homolog: protein MAAAMVLDPKPSQSQPPPTRPVPESDASFSADPDEDLYSRLKTLQRQLEFFEIQEEYVKDELKNLRRELLRAQEEVKRIQSVPLVIGQFMEMIDQNNAIVGSTTGSNYYVRILSTINRELLKPSGSVALHRHSNALVDVLPPEADSSISLLSQSEKPDVTYNDIGGCDIQKQEIREAVELPLTHHELYQQIGIDPPRGVLLYGPPGTGKTMLAKAVANHTTASFIRVVGSEFVQKYLGEGPRMVRDVFRLAKENAPAIIFIDEVDAIATARFDAQTGADREVQRILMELLNQMDGFDQTVNVKVIMATNRADTLDPALLRPGRLDRKIEFPLPDRRQKRLVFQVCTAKMNLSDEVDLEDYVSRPDKISAAEIAAICQEAGMLAVRKNRYVILPKDFEKGYRSNVKKPDTDFEFYK from the exons ATGGCCGCCGCGATGGTGCTCGACCCGAAACCTTCCCAATCCCAACCACCACCCACCCGGCCCGTACCCGAATCGGACGCATCCTTCTCCGCCGACCCGGATGAGGATCTGTACTCCCGGCTAAAGACGCTGCAACGGCAACTGGAATTCTTCGAGATACAAGAAGAATACGTGAAAGACGAGCTGAAAAATCTCCGCCGCGAGCTGCTGCGCGCACAGGAGGAGGTGAAAAGGATCCAGTCGGTGCCCCTCGTCATCGGTCAGTTCATGGAGATGATCGATCAGAACAACGCCATAGTCGGGTCGACTACGGGTTCCAATTATTACGTCCGGATCCTCAGCACTATCAACCGTGAGCTCCTCAAGCCCTCCGGTTCCGTCGCGTTGCACCGTCACTCCAATGCCCTCGTGGACGTCCTGCCTCCTGAGGCCGACTCCAGTATTTCGCTCCTCAGCCAATCTGAGAAGCCTGACGTTACTTACAAC GATATTGGAGGATGCGACATTCAAAAGCAAGAAATCCGTGAAGCTGTGGAGTTACCTTTGACACATCATGAGCTGTACCAACAGATTGGCATAGATCCTCCTCGTGGCGTGTTGCTCTATGGCCCGCCTGGCACTGGGAAAACCATGCTTGCCAAGGCTGTTGCGAACCACACTACTGCATCCTTCATCAGAGTTGTTGGCTCAGAATTTGTTCAGAAGTACTTAGGAGAG GGTCCGCGAATGGTTCGTGATGTTTTTCGACttgcaaaagaaaatgcaCCTGCAATTATTTTCATTGATGAGGTAGATGCAATTGCTACAGCTAGATTTGATGCTCAAACTGGAGCTGATCGAGAGGTTCAGCGAATTCTCATGGAACTTTTGAATCAG ATGGATGGATTTGACCAGACAGTTAATGTGAAGGTTATCATGGCGACGAACCGAGCCGACACTTTGGACCCTGCCCTTCTACGTCCGGGAAGACTTGATCGTAAAATTGAGTTCCCTTTGCCAGATAGACGTCAAAAGAGGCTCGTCTTTCAG GTCTGCACtgctaaaatgaatttaagtgATGAGGTAGATTTGGAGGACTATGTGTCTCGGCCAGATAAAATCAGTGCAGCTGAG ATTGCAGCTATTTGCCAAGAAGCAGGTATGCTTGCTGTAAGAAAGAATCGCTATGTTATACTCCCCAAAGATTTTGAGAAGGGTTACAGATCCAATGTGAAGAAACCTGACACTGATTTTGAGTTCTACAAGTGA
- the LOC105163846 gene encoding root phototropism protein 2 isoform X1, protein MPNPIKHNSNISLAMERAGQWVFSQELPTDVVVEVGEMSFSLHKFMLVGKSNHIRELILESKDVDCARIDLSGVPGGAETFETVANFCYGFNFEITVHNVAALRCAAEYLQMTDSYCKNSFAGRTEDFLSQVALTSMSGALAVLKSCEELLPMAEDLKIVQRCVEIASAEVCFEANFPSRSPQNWWVEELTTVGIAFFAKIIASMTWRGAKVFTLASVIIAYAERSQCDLVNDHSRNGTESSLYSGESDTRTRQRELIESIVALLPLEKSAFPIRFLCSLLRTAICLRADNSCKNELENRISMILEHVTADDLVVLSFTSDGELFDLESVRTIISGFVEKEKSIDVFSADNLGELCSRAMLGVAKTVDTYLGKVANCDELSIAKFNGIANSVPKAARKLDDHLYRAVDIYLKAHPYLDEIKRLKVCSVMDPLRLSHQARVHASQNNRLPVQIVLHALHYDQLKLTRGIYDDHLLLDAPRARNYLQIDVSLVKENEALRTELLRMRMCMRDMQRIQGTPYRSRVKKHTFFSSLSKTLGILNPFKHARKDTSNVDDEMVDSTTLRRGRFSIS, encoded by the exons ATGCCCAACCCCATCAAGCACAACAGCAACATCTCTCTCGCCATGGAGAGAGCTGGACAATG GGTTTTTTCTCAAGAACTTCCCACTGATGTTGTTGTGGAAGTAGGGGAAATGAGCTTTTCTCTTCACAAG TTCATGCTTGTAGGGAAGAGTAATCACATAAGAGAACTGATTCTTGAATCGAAAGATGTCGACTGCGCAAGAATAGACCTGTCGGGCGTTCCTGGGGGCGCTGAAACCTTCGAAACAGTAGCAAATTTTTGCTATGGTTTCAATTTTGAGATCACGGTTCATAACGTGGCAGCGCTCCGGTGTGCTGCTGAGTATCTGCAGATGACTGATAGCTATTGCAAGAACAGTTTTGCTGGGAGGACTGAGGATTTCTTGTCCCAGGTAGCGTTGACAAGCATGTCCGGCGCCCTCGCTGTGCTGAAGTCATGTGAAGAGCTGCTTCCCATGGCGGAGGACCTCAAAATTGTCCAAAGATGTGTTGAAATTGCAAGTGCAGAG GTTTGTTTCGAGGCTAATTTTCCAAGTCGTTCACCTCAAAATTGGTGGGTTGAAGAGCTAACAACCGTAGGCATAGCCTTCTTTGCAAAGATCATTGCTTCAATGACGTGGAGAGGTGCAAAGGTCTTTACTCTAGCTAGTGTTATCATCGCATATGCTGAGAGATCACAATGTGATCTCGTGAATGACCACTCTCGAAATGGCACAGAATCATCATTGTATTCAGGGGAATCAGATACCAGGACCCGACAACGGGAACTTATTGAGTCCATAGTCGCTCTGTTGCCCTTGGAAAAATCTGCCTTTCCCATAAGGTTCTTGTGCTCTCTCCTGAGGACTGCAATTTGCTTGAGGGCAGACAACAGTTGCAAAAATGAGCTAGAAAACAGGATATCCATGATCTTAGAGCATGTGACAGCTGACGATCTTGTGGTGCTGTCTTTCACATCTGACGGTGAGCTGTTTGATCTTGAGAGCGTGAGGACGATCATCTCTGGTTTTgtggagaaagaaaagagcaTAGACGTTTTTAGTGCCGATAATTTGGGGGAACTATGCTCCAGAGCTATGCTGGGAGTTGCCAAGACGGTCGATACATACCTGGGGAAGGTTGCTAATTGTGACGAACTTAGTATTGCGAAATTCAACGGGATCGCGAATTCGGTGCCCAAGGCAGCAAGGAAGCTTGATGACCATCTTTACCGTGCTGTTGATATCTACTTGAAG GCTCATCCATATCTAGATGAAATCAAGCGCTTGAAGGTGTGTAGTGTTATGGATCCTCTCAGACTATCTCACCAAGCTCGGGTTCATGCTTCACAGAACAACCGTCTACCAGTGCAGATTGTCCTCCACGCCCTCCACTACGACCAACTCAAGTTAACAAGAGGCATATATGATGATCACTTGTTGCTGGATGCCCCAAGAGCAAGAAATTACCTGCAGATTGATGTGTCCCTTGTCAAAGAGAACGAAGCTTTGAGAACGGAGCTTCTGAGGATGAGAATGTGCATGCGAGATATGCAGAGAATTCAGGGGACGCCATATAGAAGTAGAGTGAAGAAGCACACTTTCTTCTCTTCACTGTCTAAGACCTTGGGGATCTTGAATCCATTTAAGCACGCACGGAAGGATACCTCGAATGTTGATGATGAGATGGTAGATTCAACCACGCTTAGAAGGGGAAGGTTCTCTATCTCTTAG
- the LOC105163846 gene encoding root phototropism protein 2 isoform X2: MPNPIKHNSNISLAMERAGQWVFSQELPTDVVVEVGEMSFSLHKFMLVGKSNHIRELILESKDVDCARIDLSGVPGGAETFETVANFCYGFNFEITVHNVAALRCAAEYLQMTDSYCKNSFAGRTEDFLSQVALTSMSGALAVLKSCEELLPMAEDLKIVQRCVEIASAEVCFEANFPSRSPQNWWVEELTTVGIAFFAKIIASMTWRGAKVFTLASVIIAYAERSQCDLVNDHSRNGTESSLYSGESDTRTRQRELIESIVALLPLEKSAFPIRFLCSLLRTAICLRADNSCKNELENRISMILEHVTADDLVVLSFTSDGELFDLESVRTIISGFVEKEKSIDVFSADNLGELCSRAMLGVAKTVDTYLGKVANCDELSIAKFNGIANSVPKAARKLDDHLYRAVDIYLKNNRLPVQIVLHALHYDQLKLTRGIYDDHLLLDAPRARNYLQIDVSLVKENEALRTELLRMRMCMRDMQRIQGTPYRSRVKKHTFFSSLSKTLGILNPFKHARKDTSNVDDEMVDSTTLRRGRFSIS; encoded by the exons ATGCCCAACCCCATCAAGCACAACAGCAACATCTCTCTCGCCATGGAGAGAGCTGGACAATG GGTTTTTTCTCAAGAACTTCCCACTGATGTTGTTGTGGAAGTAGGGGAAATGAGCTTTTCTCTTCACAAG TTCATGCTTGTAGGGAAGAGTAATCACATAAGAGAACTGATTCTTGAATCGAAAGATGTCGACTGCGCAAGAATAGACCTGTCGGGCGTTCCTGGGGGCGCTGAAACCTTCGAAACAGTAGCAAATTTTTGCTATGGTTTCAATTTTGAGATCACGGTTCATAACGTGGCAGCGCTCCGGTGTGCTGCTGAGTATCTGCAGATGACTGATAGCTATTGCAAGAACAGTTTTGCTGGGAGGACTGAGGATTTCTTGTCCCAGGTAGCGTTGACAAGCATGTCCGGCGCCCTCGCTGTGCTGAAGTCATGTGAAGAGCTGCTTCCCATGGCGGAGGACCTCAAAATTGTCCAAAGATGTGTTGAAATTGCAAGTGCAGAG GTTTGTTTCGAGGCTAATTTTCCAAGTCGTTCACCTCAAAATTGGTGGGTTGAAGAGCTAACAACCGTAGGCATAGCCTTCTTTGCAAAGATCATTGCTTCAATGACGTGGAGAGGTGCAAAGGTCTTTACTCTAGCTAGTGTTATCATCGCATATGCTGAGAGATCACAATGTGATCTCGTGAATGACCACTCTCGAAATGGCACAGAATCATCATTGTATTCAGGGGAATCAGATACCAGGACCCGACAACGGGAACTTATTGAGTCCATAGTCGCTCTGTTGCCCTTGGAAAAATCTGCCTTTCCCATAAGGTTCTTGTGCTCTCTCCTGAGGACTGCAATTTGCTTGAGGGCAGACAACAGTTGCAAAAATGAGCTAGAAAACAGGATATCCATGATCTTAGAGCATGTGACAGCTGACGATCTTGTGGTGCTGTCTTTCACATCTGACGGTGAGCTGTTTGATCTTGAGAGCGTGAGGACGATCATCTCTGGTTTTgtggagaaagaaaagagcaTAGACGTTTTTAGTGCCGATAATTTGGGGGAACTATGCTCCAGAGCTATGCTGGGAGTTGCCAAGACGGTCGATACATACCTGGGGAAGGTTGCTAATTGTGACGAACTTAGTATTGCGAAATTCAACGGGATCGCGAATTCGGTGCCCAAGGCAGCAAGGAAGCTTGATGACCATCTTTACCGTGCTGTTGATATCTACTTGAAG AACAACCGTCTACCAGTGCAGATTGTCCTCCACGCCCTCCACTACGACCAACTCAAGTTAACAAGAGGCATATATGATGATCACTTGTTGCTGGATGCCCCAAGAGCAAGAAATTACCTGCAGATTGATGTGTCCCTTGTCAAAGAGAACGAAGCTTTGAGAACGGAGCTTCTGAGGATGAGAATGTGCATGCGAGATATGCAGAGAATTCAGGGGACGCCATATAGAAGTAGAGTGAAGAAGCACACTTTCTTCTCTTCACTGTCTAAGACCTTGGGGATCTTGAATCCATTTAAGCACGCACGGAAGGATACCTCGAATGTTGATGATGAGATGGTAGATTCAACCACGCTTAGAAGGGGAAGGTTCTCTATCTCTTAG